From the genome of Acidobacteriota bacterium, one region includes:
- a CDS encoding DUF374 domain-containing protein, translating to MKAPEKPVTAADDGDGREAREGVELAENPREFTRWQKFQIFAASRIGYLAVLLIGRTLRWHVEGWENWEAANRDGKGIIYTFWHREIFAACWFWRRRGIVVMTSQNFDGEYIARVIEMHGYGASRGSSSRGAGRALAEMSRCLRSGRDAAFTIDGPRGPRFVAKRGSVILSRSTGASILCFHIALKDAYVFHKSWDQTQFPHPFSRAAIFIAPPIVVPESADEHEQNRKQEEVQNALDELRRRGEAWVAAG from the coding sequence GTGAAAGCACCTGAGAAGCCCGTAACGGCTGCGGACGACGGGGACGGGAGGGAAGCTCGCGAGGGAGTCGAGCTGGCGGAAAATCCCCGCGAATTCACCCGCTGGCAGAAGTTTCAAATCTTCGCCGCCAGCCGAATTGGTTACCTTGCAGTCCTTTTGATTGGCCGTACGTTGCGTTGGCACGTGGAGGGCTGGGAAAACTGGGAAGCGGCGAACCGCGATGGGAAGGGCATCATTTACACCTTCTGGCATCGCGAGATCTTTGCCGCGTGCTGGTTCTGGCGACGGCGCGGCATTGTGGTGATGACCAGCCAGAATTTTGACGGTGAATACATTGCGCGCGTCATCGAGATGCACGGCTACGGAGCGTCGCGCGGCTCGAGCAGCCGGGGCGCCGGGCGCGCGCTGGCGGAGATGTCGCGCTGCCTGCGCTCGGGACGCGATGCGGCATTCACCATCGACGGGCCGCGCGGTCCGAGGTTTGTGGCCAAACGCGGATCGGTGATATTGTCGCGCTCGACCGGCGCTTCCATACTCTGCTTTCATATTGCACTCAAGGACGCGTACGTTTTCCACAAGAGCTGGGACCAGACGCAATTCCCCCACCCTTTCAGCCGCGCCGCCATCTTTATTGCTCCGCCGATTGTTGTGCCCGAGAGCGCTGACGAACATGAACAG